The proteins below come from a single Corylus avellana chromosome ca3, CavTom2PMs-1.0 genomic window:
- the LOC132174080 gene encoding zinc finger BED domain-containing protein RICESLEEPER 2-like translates to MATNKECLQKLKLEMQELKEGRQKMSAESQSKFCELRELFSKSLEKASALSFRNFGLRKTEAPYDCHRFLSNSQSCQQRSPKAKKIVKSVLKPHNLSAFDFSEDENTTLKTEKIVDPFWEIFIARKREISEVRVKVTLYQLIVRDFQDDTHILVLLNLLASSRLPLNSQACLTLTHYAASLHQKNPDFSLFLHIDTVSCRSLSQLAVSVAPFLNSSSSSLPLSTRRLSSPSKIDDTLRDASKATDTSTPHLQIDSTENVETQSSSSLNPKQQQTKRPLINQSIVWEHFKKVEPIDKENPKASCNYCLRLIGCHYRRNGTSSMMTHLTSGCQNSPLKKSKVTKGQTLLQMSLMKSTKGTSSNQVGFMKFDQERCRTLLTEYFIESERPFRHVESPSFRKLMNGIEPRFKLPCRITLQKDCLKMYEKEKLVLKGFLSGKRVCLTTDTWTSIQNLSYMCVTAHLIDSDWKMHKKIIKFCQICGHKGESIGRKLEATLLEWGTESVFTITVDNVLANKWGIDHIKGRMQKKPKTVLGGEFIHMRCAAHILNIVVKEDIDDLKDCVGIIKNGVKYVRSLPSRFAKFKSCIVRENIKCGKMVCLDVAARWNSTYYLLSTTEKYQKTFDLLGEDDGHLFIVPSITDWENVRAFVKFLKVFYDATLKFSGSTHVTSNLYFMQLCIIQHTLNAGCLSLDPILSAMNDGIGVLVGRCNGSKWADKIKGTMKDLLKRLMDQYNKFQMGSLFVDVNITSSNDVYVNVACNNLEDNEAQFRKMSSQHVEKVNDLQCRSEFDRYLHDGPVVETKEFDILA, encoded by the exons ATGGCTACCAACAAGGAATGTCTCCAGAAATTGAAGTTAGAAATGCAAGAGCTGAAAGAAGGAAGGCAAAAGATGAGTGCAGAGTCACAGTCCAAATTCTGTGAACTTAGAGAATTATTCTCCAAGTCTCTCGAGAAGG CCTCTGCATTATCATTTCGGAATTTTGGTCTCAGAAAAACCGAAGCCCCCTACGACTGTCACCGATTCTTGTCGAACTCTCAAAGCTGTCAGCAACGAAGTCCCAAGGCAAAGAAAATTGTGAAATCAGTTCTGAAGCCTCATAATCTCTCGGCTTTTGATTTCTCTGAAG ATGAGAACACTACGCTTAAAACAGAAAAGATCGTTGATCCCTTTTGGGAGATCTTCATAGCACGCAAAAGGGAAATAAGTGAAGTGCGTGTGAAGGTTACATTATATCAACTTATTGTAAGGGATTTTCAAGATGATACTCACATCCTTGTG CTCCTCAACCTCCTTGCATCAAGCCGTCTACCTCTCAACTCCCAAGCCTGCCTCACTCTCACACACTACGCAGCATCACTGCATCAGAAAAATCcagatttctctctcttcctccatattgACACCGTCTCTTGTCGCTCCCTCTCTCAACTCGCTGTCTCTGTCGCTCCCTTTCTCAACTCATCGTCTTCGTCGCTCCCTCTCTCAACTCGCCGTCTCTCGTCACCAAGCAAG ATAGATGATACTTTGAGAGATGCAAGTAAGGCCACGGACACAAGTACCCCTCATCTTCAGATAGATTCTACTGAAAATGTTGAAACCCAATCATCTTCTTCCCTCAACCctaaacaacaacaaaccaaaagaCCACTTATAAATCAGTCTATTGTGTGGGAACATTTTAAGAAAGTGGAACCTATTGACAAGGAGAACCCTAAAGCTAGTTGCAATTACTGCCTAAGGTTAATAGGGTGTCATTATAGGAGAAATGGAACGTCATCCATGATGACCCATCTTACCTCCGGTTGTCAAAACTCTCCACttaaaaaatctaaagtgaCCAAAGGCCAAACTCTATTGCAAATGTCACTTATGAAATCAACGAAAGGCACTAGTAGCAACCAAGTTGGATTCATGAAGTTTGATCAAGAAAGATGTAGGACTTTGTTGACTGAGTATTTCATTGAAAGTGAGAGGCCTTTTAGGCATGTTGAAAGTCCTTCATTTAGAAAGTTGATGAATGGAATTGAACCTAGGTTCAAATTACCATGCCGTATTACTCTACAAAAAGATTGCTTGAAAAtgtatgaaaaagaaaagcttgTGTTGAAGGGTTTTTTGAGTGGTAAAAGGGTTTGCTTAACTACCGACACATGGACATCTATTCAAAATTTGAGCTACATGTGTGTTACCGCTCACTTGATAGATAGTGATTggaaaatgcataaaaaaataatcaagttttGCCAAATTTGCGGTCATAAAGGTGAATCTATTGGAAGAAAGTTGGAGGCTACATTGTTAGAGTGGGGGACTGAGAGTGTTTTCACTATTACAGTTGATAATGTCTTGGCCAATAAGTGGGGGATTGATCATATAAAGGGTAGGATgcaaaaaaagcctaaaactgTTTTAGGAGGCGAATTCATTCACATGCGATGTGCTGcccatattttaaatattgttgTGAAGGAAGACAtagatgacttgaaagattgtGTTGGTATTATAAAGAATGGGGTGAAATATGTGAGGTCTTTACCGTCAAGGTTCGCCAAGTTTAAAAGTTGTATAGTGCGGGAAAATATTAAATGTGGGAAGATGGTGTGCCTTGATGTTGCAGCTAGATGGAATTCTACATATTATTTGTTGAGCACCACTGAGAAGTACCAAAAAACTTTTGACTTACTAGGTGAAGATGATGGCCATCTGTTTATTGTTCCTTCAATTACTGATTGGGAAAATGTTAGGgcatttgtgaaatttttgaagGTTTTTTATGATGCCACATTGAAGTTTTCAG gtTCAACTCATGTCACCTCCAACTTATATTTCATGCAACTTTGTATCATTCAGCATACATTGAATGCTGGGTGTCTTAGTCTTGATCCTATCTTGAGTGCTATGA ATGATGGCATTGGAGTTTTGGTTGGAAGATGCAATGGGTCTAAGTGGGCAGATAAGATAAAGGGAACTATGAAAGATCTTCTAAAACGTTTGATGGACCAATACAATAAATTTCAGATGGGGTCGTTGTTTGTTGATGTGAATATCACAAGTTCAAATGATGTTTATGTTAATGTTGCTTGTAATAACTTGGAAGATAACGAGGCACAATTTAGAAAGATGTCCTCCCAACATGTTGAGAAAGTGAATGATTTGCAGTGTAGGTCCGAGTTTGATCGGTATTTACATGATGGGCCTGTAGTAGAAAcaaaagagtttgatattttggCATGA